Proteins encoded together in one Nitrospira sp. window:
- a CDS encoding histidine phosphatase family protein — MSEHRQELWLIRHGETEWSTAKRHTGRTDVPLTPTGEGQAIAVGRSLAGRQFALVLCSPLRRARETCRLAGYGDAANLTDDLLEWDYGIYEGKTTPDIRLEHPDWSIWTASVVNGESIEQVGRRAQRVIERALTVGGDVALFGHAHLLRILTACWLGLPPEAGRLFVLGTASMSVLGYERETRVISRWNVSHEVRT; from the coding sequence GTGAGCGAGCATCGCCAAGAGCTATGGCTGATCCGGCACGGCGAAACGGAATGGAGTACCGCCAAGCGGCATACGGGTCGAACCGACGTCCCGCTGACTCCGACGGGTGAGGGACAGGCTATTGCCGTCGGTCGATCGTTGGCCGGGCGGCAGTTTGCCCTGGTGCTCTGCAGCCCGCTGCGCCGCGCTCGTGAGACGTGCCGACTGGCCGGTTACGGAGATGCGGCGAACCTGACCGATGATCTCCTCGAATGGGATTACGGTATCTACGAAGGAAAGACGACACCGGACATCCGGTTGGAACATCCTGACTGGTCGATCTGGACGGCGTCGGTTGTAAACGGCGAGTCGATCGAGCAAGTCGGTCGTCGCGCCCAACGAGTCATCGAGCGGGCATTGACGGTCGGCGGTGATGTGGCGCTGTTCGGGCATGCGCATCTTCTGAGGATTTTGACTGCCTGTTGGCTTGGTCTTCCGCCGGAAGCTGGGCGGCTGTTTGTTCTCGGGACTGCTTCAATGAGTGTGCTTGGGTATGAACGAGAAACACGGGTCATCAGCAGGTGGAATGTTTCTCATGAGGTACGGACATGA
- a CDS encoding Na+/H+ antiporter — MDSLHQLELIILLLAVVLALMTVAHRILIPYPILLVIGGLVLGMVPGLPTVTLNPDLVFLVFLPPILWAAAYFTSLRDFRDNLRPISLLAVGLVLVTTAAVATTAHAFLGFGWAEAIVLGAIVSPPDAVSATAIGKRLSMPRRIVTILEGESLVNDATALVLYRAAVAAVVSGSFALGETVVQFVYAVVVGVAIGILVGWLTRWALHVIGESFTEIAVTLLAPYVAWVTGESLHASAVLSCVAGGLYLRQHFSSVVAPTTRIQGRAVWDLVVFLLNGVIFILIGLQLGALQAAIPPDHVGSLLVGGVLISVTAILVRLGWVPMAAVISRCFSPALRARDPRPSWRHLFLVGWTGMRGIVTLAGAMALPVSTHAGHPFPFREEIILLSFSVICATLVLQGLTLAPLIRILGVRGGSEGEREEMQAREHAAKEALNRLGELRAEEWPNPDHVEQLHTHYDRRRRRFASDADVDPDCKQETGEALLRLREETLAAERSALIRLRDDGTISDEVLHRLEHELDVEALRLGLGERRMRSHS; from the coding sequence ATGGACAGCCTCCACCAGCTTGAACTTATCATTCTGCTGCTTGCAGTCGTGTTGGCACTCATGACTGTGGCACACAGAATCTTGATCCCCTATCCGATTCTGCTCGTCATCGGCGGGCTTGTGTTGGGCATGGTGCCGGGTTTGCCGACCGTCACGTTGAATCCTGATTTGGTCTTTTTGGTTTTCCTGCCGCCGATCTTGTGGGCAGCCGCCTACTTTACCTCGCTACGCGACTTTCGGGACAACCTGCGTCCGATCTCGTTGTTGGCCGTGGGTCTCGTCCTCGTCACGACCGCCGCCGTCGCGACGACGGCGCATGCCTTCCTGGGGTTCGGATGGGCGGAAGCCATCGTGCTTGGTGCCATTGTTTCTCCTCCCGATGCCGTGTCGGCGACGGCCATCGGCAAACGACTCAGCATGCCGCGGCGGATCGTGACGATTTTGGAAGGTGAAAGCCTTGTCAATGACGCGACGGCCTTAGTCCTCTATCGAGCCGCCGTGGCCGCGGTGGTCAGCGGCAGCTTTGCATTGGGCGAGACCGTGGTTCAGTTTGTCTACGCCGTCGTGGTGGGCGTTGCCATCGGGATTTTGGTTGGGTGGCTGACGCGATGGGCACTCCATGTGATTGGCGAGAGTTTCACCGAAATCGCGGTAACATTGCTGGCTCCTTATGTGGCGTGGGTCACAGGAGAATCGTTGCATGCTTCGGCCGTCCTCTCATGTGTGGCGGGTGGTCTGTATCTGCGACAGCATTTCAGCAGCGTGGTGGCACCCACGACCAGGATCCAGGGGCGCGCCGTATGGGATTTAGTCGTGTTTCTTTTAAACGGCGTGATTTTCATCCTCATCGGTTTGCAGTTGGGAGCGCTGCAGGCTGCCATTCCTCCGGACCATGTTGGGTCGCTCCTTGTGGGGGGAGTATTGATCAGCGTGACGGCTATTCTCGTGCGGTTGGGCTGGGTACCAATGGCCGCCGTGATCTCCCGCTGTTTCAGCCCCGCGCTTCGTGCGCGGGATCCACGACCGTCCTGGCGGCATCTATTTTTGGTGGGATGGACCGGCATGCGTGGGATTGTCACGTTAGCTGGTGCCATGGCTCTGCCGGTGTCGACCCACGCCGGCCATCCCTTTCCATTTCGCGAAGAAATTATCCTGCTCAGTTTTTCGGTGATTTGTGCCACGTTGGTGTTGCAGGGGTTGACCCTGGCTCCGTTGATACGGATTCTGGGAGTACGTGGAGGGTCGGAGGGAGAGCGGGAAGAGATGCAGGCCCGCGAACACGCAGCGAAGGAAGCGTTGAATCGATTGGGCGAGTTGCGTGCAGAGGAATGGCCCAACCCAGATCATGTCGAGCAATTGCACACACACTATGATCGGCGCCGGCGGCGCTTTGCCTCGGATGCCGATGTTGATCCTGACTGTAAGCAGGAAACGGGTGAGGCTCTTCTTCGGCTCAGAGAAGAGACCTTGGCAGCCGAACGGTCGGCGTTGATCCGACTCCGTGATGATGGCACGATCAGCGACGAGGTTCTGCACCGATTGGAACATGAGTTGGACGTCGAGGCCTTGCGCCTTGGACTTGGTGAACGACGGATGCGTTCTCATTCGTGA
- a CDS encoding VOC family protein, producing the protein MKAHYLGHVVFYVKNLERSLGFYRDLLGFKEVGRIFNGAAAALTSGRTHHELLLIQVGDAPGPPPGPRRGLYHIGIKVGDSLDELRQAKHELDQAGIAIDGMSDHTVSQSLYLKDPDGNEVELYVDADESIWKNNPAAVVSPIKALKL; encoded by the coding sequence ATGAAAGCTCATTATCTTGGTCATGTGGTCTTCTATGTGAAGAATCTGGAACGTTCGCTCGGCTTCTACCGAGATTTATTAGGGTTTAAGGAAGTAGGCCGGATCTTTAACGGGGCTGCCGCTGCACTGACATCCGGTCGTACGCACCACGAGTTATTGCTCATCCAAGTCGGGGATGCGCCAGGGCCTCCTCCGGGCCCTCGCCGTGGGCTCTACCATATCGGAATCAAGGTCGGGGACAGTCTCGACGAGTTGCGACAGGCCAAGCACGAGTTGGATCAAGCGGGGATTGCAATAGATGGCATGAGCGATCACACCGTGAGTCAGAGCCTTTACCTGAAAGATCCCGATGGGAATGAAGTGGAACTGTATGTTGACGCTGATGAGTCGATATGGAAGAACAATCCGGCGGCGGTGGTGTCGCCAATCAAGGCGTTGAAGTTATAG